A part of Flavobacteriaceae bacterium GSB9 genomic DNA contains:
- a CDS encoding glycosyltransferase: MELLGFIYCAFIVVVVIQIIFYAFIFGKFAFLKPQEAPSKSLPISIIICAKNEAQNLKRFLPSVVSQEYPSLEIVLINDASNDDTLEVMEAYAERHENIKLVNVKSIEAFWGNKKYALTLGIKAAKNEYLLFTDADCRPLSKFWVKEMASHFSDKKSIILGYGAYSKIKNSFLNKVIRFETLTTAVNYFSFSLAGLPYMGVGRNLAYSKKEFFKANGFITHIKVRSGDDDLFVNQVATKDNTTICVSKESFTESIPKTTLKSWFKQKRRHVSTAKYYKPKDKIMLAALYISGLLFWALAITLLITLYRWEIVVGLLLLRLVIQYTFLGLSAKKLNETDLLFWMPFLEIFLIATQMAIFIINLISKPNHWK, from the coding sequence ATGGAGCTTCTTGGTTTTATTTACTGCGCATTTATTGTTGTAGTTGTAATTCAAATTATATTTTACGCATTCATTTTCGGAAAATTTGCGTTTTTAAAACCTCAAGAAGCACCTTCTAAAAGTTTACCTATTTCGATAATTATTTGTGCTAAAAACGAAGCACAAAACCTTAAGCGATTTCTACCTTCTGTAGTATCACAAGAATACCCAAGCCTTGAAATTGTTTTAATCAACGATGCCTCTAATGACGATACTTTAGAGGTTATGGAAGCTTACGCCGAACGTCACGAAAACATAAAATTGGTTAATGTAAAAAGCATAGAGGCCTTTTGGGGCAATAAAAAATATGCGCTCACTCTAGGTATTAAAGCAGCAAAAAACGAATACCTTTTGTTTACAGATGCCGATTGCCGCCCCCTATCAAAATTTTGGGTTAAAGAAATGGCATCGCACTTCAGCGACAAAAAATCAATTATTCTTGGCTATGGTGCCTACTCGAAAATTAAGAATTCCTTTTTAAACAAGGTTATAAGGTTCGAAACTTTAACTACGGCCGTGAACTATTTTTCATTTTCGCTTGCCGGATTACCTTATATGGGTGTTGGGCGAAATTTAGCCTATTCTAAAAAAGAGTTTTTTAAAGCCAATGGATTTATCACCCACATTAAAGTGCGTTCTGGTGACGATGATCTGTTTGTAAACCAAGTAGCTACAAAAGACAATACGACTATATGTGTTTCAAAAGAAAGCTTTACGGAATCAATACCAAAAACTACATTAAAATCATGGTTTAAACAAAAACGGCGACATGTTTCAACAGCGAAGTATTACAAACCCAAAGACAAAATTATGCTAGCTGCTCTATACATCTCAGGGCTTCTATTTTGGGCACTTGCCATTACCCTACTTATAACCCTATATCGCTGGGAAATTGTTGTTGGTTTGTTACTATTACGCCTCGTTATTCAATACACCTTTTTAGGATTATCAGCAAAAAAACTTAATGAAACCGATTTATTATTTTGGATGCCTTTTCTCGAAATTTTTCTCATTGCGACACAAATGGCTATATTTATAATCAATCTCATTTCAAAACCCAACCATTGGAAATAA
- a CDS encoding sigma-70 family RNA polymerase sigma factor, which yields MEITEAIKRAKKNDQKAFNYLLDLFWDDVYGFQLKRTQNENDAEDITIQTFSRAFDRIETFNEKYTFKTWLITISKNIHIDLLRKEKNTIGQVISKDDKEAFQVMDESPSPEDKLITEQHLAKLLRDIKKLKPHYQEIINLRYFQELSYKEISKKLDEPINNVKVKLLRAKKLLAEVIREK from the coding sequence TTGGAAATAACGGAAGCCATTAAACGTGCAAAAAAAAACGACCAAAAAGCCTTCAATTATTTGTTGGACCTGTTTTGGGATGATGTTTACGGTTTTCAACTAAAACGCACCCAAAACGAAAACGATGCTGAAGACATCACCATCCAGACATTTTCTAGGGCATTTGACAGAATTGAAACGTTTAACGAAAAATACACTTTCAAAACCTGGTTAATCACTATCTCCAAAAACATCCATATTGATTTACTACGGAAAGAAAAAAACACAATAGGGCAAGTCATTTCAAAAGATGATAAGGAAGCTTTTCAAGTAATGGACGAATCACCTTCACCCGAAGATAAACTTATTACCGAACAGCATTTAGCCAAACTATTGCGCGATATAAAAAAACTGAAGCCACATTACCAAGAAATTATTAATTTACGCTACTTTCAAGAGCTCAGTTATAAAGAAATTTCAAAGAAACTGGATGAGCCCATTAATAACGTTAAAGTGAAACTGCTTCGTGCCAAGAAACTTCTTGCCGAGGTTATTAGAGAAAAATAA
- a CDS encoding Nramp family divalent metal transporter, with the protein MLTKLKNLGPGLLFAGAAIGVSHLVQSTRAGADFGLGLLWALLLVHLFKYPFFQFGPRYATATGESLLEGYKKLGRGILMVYFLLNLATIFTIQAGVTIVTAGLASTLFGDFMGVQTWTIIIIITCLVLLILGRYRLLDKLMKIIIITLTVSTVAAVSIALLNNTESILLTQILPDNKLEIIFLIAFMGWMPAPLDVAVWQSLWAIEKNKDSQNYNTKSALFDFNVGYMGTVFLGICFVLLGTLVMFNSGETFSNSATVFSSQLIGMYTANLGNWAYVAIGIAAFTTMFSTTLTTLDASPRAMEKTTQLLFKKTSKFNYTFWIALLSIGTICIFLFLVSEMGLLIEIATTLSFVTAPFYAIINYKLVSSKHMPEAWRPSKKMHVLSVLGIAFLIGFSIWYLSTL; encoded by the coding sequence ATGCTTACTAAACTAAAAAACCTAGGTCCCGGATTATTGTTTGCTGGGGCAGCAATTGGCGTTTCGCATTTGGTGCAATCTACTCGAGCTGGCGCCGATTTTGGTTTGGGCTTATTATGGGCCCTACTTTTAGTGCACTTATTTAAATATCCCTTTTTTCAGTTTGGCCCAAGATATGCCACAGCAACCGGAGAAAGCCTTTTAGAAGGCTATAAAAAGCTAGGTAGGGGCATTTTAATGGTATACTTTTTACTTAACCTAGCCACAATTTTTACCATTCAAGCAGGGGTTACCATTGTTACCGCAGGCTTGGCCTCGACCCTTTTTGGTGATTTTATGGGTGTTCAAACCTGGACTATCATTATCATTATAACCTGTTTGGTGCTTTTAATTTTAGGACGCTATAGGCTACTCGATAAGCTGATGAAAATTATTATTATCACCTTAACAGTAAGTACCGTTGCAGCCGTGAGTATTGCCCTGCTTAACAATACCGAAAGTATTTTATTAACCCAAATACTTCCTGACAACAAACTCGAAATTATATTTTTAATCGCTTTTATGGGCTGGATGCCTGCTCCTCTAGATGTTGCTGTTTGGCAATCGTTATGGGCTATTGAAAAAAACAAAGACAGCCAAAATTACAATACAAAATCGGCCCTGTTCGATTTTAACGTAGGCTACATGGGCACTGTTTTTTTGGGAATCTGTTTTGTACTTTTAGGAACCCTTGTAATGTTCAATAGCGGTGAAACATTTAGTAATTCGGCAACTGTATTCTCAAGCCAGTTAATTGGTATGTACACCGCCAACTTAGGCAATTGGGCCTATGTTGCTATTGGTATTGCAGCATTCACAACAATGTTTAGTACAACACTGACTACTTTAGATGCTTCACCGCGAGCCATGGAAAAAACCACACAATTACTTTTTAAAAAAACCTCAAAATTTAACTATACGTTCTGGATTGCCCTGCTTTCCATAGGAACAATCTGCATTTTTCTGTTTTTAGTTTCAGAAATGGGATTGCTTATTGAAATAGCAACCACTTTGTCGTTCGTAACTGCTCCTTTTTACGCCATAATCAATTACAAGTTGGTATCGAGCAAACATATGCCAGAAGCCTGGCGACCCTCAAAAAAAATGCATGTTTTAAGCGTTTTAGGCATTGCGTTTTTAATTGGATTCAGTATTTGGTATCTAAGCACCTTATAA
- the lipA gene encoding lipoyl synthase, with protein sequence MKTDTASNILPERKTKPKWLRVKLPTGKKYTELRGLVDKYKLNTICTSGSCPNMGECWGEGTATFMILGNVCTRSCGFCGVKTGRPETVDWDEPEKVARSIKIMKIKHAVLTSVDRDDLKDMGSIMWAETVKAVRRMNSETTLETLIPDFQGIEKHIDRIVDVAPEVVSHNIETVRRLTREVRIQAQYDRSMGVLKYLKSQGQRRTKSGIMLGLGETREEVIETLHDLKENDVDVVTIGQYLQPSKKHLPVKQFITPDQFKEYEEIGLALGFRHVESSALVRSSYKAQKHIN encoded by the coding sequence ATGAAAACGGATACCGCTTCAAATATACTACCAGAACGCAAAACCAAACCCAAATGGCTTCGTGTAAAGCTTCCAACGGGCAAAAAGTACACTGAATTACGTGGATTGGTTGACAAATACAAATTAAACACTATTTGTACTTCTGGAAGTTGCCCCAATATGGGCGAGTGTTGGGGAGAAGGCACCGCTACATTCATGATTTTAGGAAATGTATGTACCCGTTCTTGCGGTTTTTGTGGTGTAAAAACAGGCCGACCGGAAACAGTAGACTGGGACGAACCAGAGAAGGTAGCACGTTCCATAAAGATCATGAAAATAAAACATGCTGTACTAACTAGTGTTGACCGTGACGACTTAAAAGACATGGGCAGTATTATGTGGGCCGAAACGGTCAAGGCCGTGAGGCGAATGAACTCCGAAACGACACTAGAAACCCTTATTCCCGATTTTCAAGGCATAGAAAAACACATAGATCGCATTGTTGATGTTGCACCAGAAGTGGTGTCGCATAACATTGAAACCGTTCGTAGGTTAACTCGCGAAGTAAGGATACAAGCACAATACGACCGAAGCATGGGGGTTTTAAAATATTTAAAATCTCAGGGACAAAGACGCACAAAATCTGGAATAATGTTAGGATTGGGCGAAACTCGTGAAGAAGTGATTGAAACATTACACGATTTAAAGGAAAACGATGTAGACGTGGTTACTATTGGGCAATACCTCCAGCCAAGCAAAAAACACTTACCCGTAAAGCAGTTTATAACACCAGACCAATTTAAGGAATACGAAGAAATAGGGCTCGCCCTTGGTTTTCGCCATGTAGAAAGCAGCGCATTGGTACGCTCATCATACAAGGCTCAAAAACATATTAATTAA
- the gap gene encoding type I glyceraldehyde-3-phosphate dehydrogenase, whose translation MIKVAINGFGRIGRRVFRLLQNHDNIKVVAINDLADARTLGHLLKYDSVHGIFNGEISNHDKAILVNGEHVPLLNHSHPKDINWKPFDVDFLIESTGKFKTSSQLKHHIQNGAKQVILSVPPVEDDIKTIVMGVNDHLIEGNEPIISNASCTTNNAAPMIDIINKFCGIDQAYITTVHSYTTDQSLHDQPHRDLRRSRAAGQSIVPTTTGAAKALTKIFPSLSDVIGGCGIRVPVINGSLTDITFNVKKNVSIDDINHAFREASNNHYKGIIEYTDAPIVSIDIVGNTHSCIFDSQMTSVIGNMVKIIGWYDNETGYSNRIIDLLRNLSEKKCVLSIK comes from the coding sequence ATGATTAAAGTTGCCATCAACGGATTTGGAAGAATTGGCAGACGCGTTTTTAGGCTTCTTCAAAATCACGACAACATTAAGGTTGTTGCCATTAACGATTTGGCCGACGCAAGAACCTTGGGCCATCTACTAAAGTACGACAGTGTTCACGGCATTTTTAACGGTGAGATTTCAAACCATGATAAAGCCATTTTGGTTAATGGAGAACATGTTCCGTTGCTAAACCATTCGCACCCTAAAGACATCAATTGGAAACCTTTCGATGTTGATTTTCTTATCGAATCCACAGGAAAATTTAAAACATCGTCGCAACTAAAGCACCATATACAAAATGGCGCTAAGCAGGTTATCTTGAGCGTTCCGCCCGTTGAAGACGATATAAAAACCATTGTTATGGGCGTTAATGATCATTTAATTGAAGGTAACGAACCCATTATTTCAAATGCATCGTGCACAACCAACAATGCGGCTCCAATGATAGACATCATTAACAAGTTTTGCGGTATAGACCAAGCTTATATTACAACGGTGCATTCGTATACCACCGATCAAAGTTTGCACGACCAACCCCATCGCGATTTACGACGATCAAGAGCTGCAGGTCAATCTATAGTTCCTACAACCACGGGGGCTGCTAAGGCTTTGACTAAGATTTTCCCTAGCCTTTCCGATGTTATTGGTGGCTGCGGCATTCGGGTTCCTGTTATAAACGGCTCTTTAACCGACATTACATTTAACGTTAAAAAAAACGTTTCAATTGACGACATTAACCATGCCTTCAGAGAAGCCTCAAATAATCATTACAAAGGCATTATTGAATATACCGATGCTCCAATTGTCTCCATCGATATTGTTGGAAACACACATTCTTGCATTTTTGATTCTCAAATGACGTCGGTTATAGGAAACATGGTAAAAATAATAGGTTGGTACGATAATGAAACGGGCTATTCCAATAGAATTATTGACTTACTACGCAATTTATCGGAAAAAAAATGCGTTTTATCGATAAAATAA
- a CDS encoding ATP-binding protein, translated as MKNYIFIIIVLYSLCSWSQKSIDNDPELAQNNINYRISESQVELENFNYYKAQKNLDEALKLAKIADNKKSIGLVHTLKGRIQLIIDEKEKAIKSLNKAIEIQRIINDNKNLGVSYKTFGDVYLSKKNYYSALDSYTAAKSKFEEEGLNEYLSETLLQEGKTHEELKNYNKARDVIEQSIALSKNYGYQKILSEALIQQAIIFEKLGDNEKALEIAHEGVQIAKTNQYTSILNQGYFVLSNLYENKQNFKTSRDYLSAFVTLSDSIRSLTRINSTRDLETQYLLSEEIEKNKLYSEQLEKAEDSNNLQTLTSILSVALITILSLLTLSLYKNNNIRLKTNNMLHKKNSELIIAKEKAELASKTKANFLSTVTHELRTPLYAVTGLSNMLLDEDPKPEQIQHLKSLKFSGDYLLTFINDILQINKIEANKVDVEPEVFNLNKKINNIILALNNSAQDNNVNIHFEYDKDLPENFIADQLKISQILINLVGNSIKFTKDGDIWIRVYKIEEKDKIYTLRFEIEDNGIGISQEKQDHMFESFSQGSIQINRKYGGTGLGLSIVKGLIDILKGKIYVKSELNVGTTFYFEIPLEKTTVKEAEDNKTTYFDGNKDEIDLSSVKILVVEDNKINQMITKKILTKMELKCDIVDNGEDAVELIKANDYNIVLMDIHMPGISGIEATKIVRSFDKELTIFALTAVTIEDKMHEFEEAGFTDIIPKPFKQEEFEKKLYNALTSKKDKTPSA; from the coding sequence ATGAAGAACTACATTTTTATTATAATTGTGCTTTATAGCCTGTGTTCTTGGTCGCAAAAATCAATCGATAACGACCCCGAGTTGGCACAGAATAATATAAACTATCGTATTTCTGAATCTCAAGTGGAGTTGGAAAACTTCAACTATTATAAAGCCCAAAAAAACTTGGATGAGGCTTTAAAGTTGGCAAAAATTGCCGATAACAAAAAAAGTATTGGTTTAGTACACACTTTAAAAGGGCGCATTCAACTCATTATTGACGAAAAAGAAAAAGCTATAAAATCGTTAAACAAGGCGATTGAAATCCAGCGTATTATTAACGACAACAAAAACCTGGGAGTTTCTTACAAAACCTTTGGGGATGTATATTTATCAAAGAAAAACTATTACTCGGCTTTAGACTCGTACACTGCTGCAAAATCTAAATTTGAGGAAGAAGGGTTAAACGAATATTTATCTGAAACCCTTCTTCAAGAAGGTAAAACGCACGAAGAATTAAAAAACTATAATAAAGCTCGTGATGTTATTGAACAATCTATCGCTTTATCCAAAAACTATGGGTACCAAAAAATATTGAGTGAAGCGCTTATTCAACAAGCCATAATATTTGAAAAATTAGGTGATAACGAAAAAGCTCTTGAAATAGCCCACGAAGGCGTTCAAATTGCAAAAACAAATCAATACACCAGTATCTTAAACCAAGGGTACTTTGTTTTGAGCAACCTCTATGAGAACAAACAAAACTTTAAAACTTCCAGGGATTATTTAAGCGCCTTTGTAACATTGTCTGATTCCATCAGGAGCTTAACACGTATTAATTCTACACGAGACCTAGAGACACAGTATCTTTTGAGTGAAGAGATTGAGAAAAATAAACTGTATTCTGAACAACTTGAAAAGGCCGAAGACAGCAACAACCTACAAACATTAACCTCAATACTTAGTGTTGCGCTAATTACAATTTTATCGCTTTTAACCCTATCGTTGTACAAGAATAACAACATTAGGCTGAAAACCAATAATATGCTTCACAAGAAAAATTCTGAGCTTATTATTGCCAAAGAAAAAGCAGAACTGGCTTCTAAAACCAAGGCTAATTTCCTTTCTACGGTAACCCATGAGTTGCGTACACCGCTTTACGCCGTTACTGGTTTAAGCAACATGTTACTGGATGAAGACCCCAAACCAGAACAAATACAGCACTTAAAATCGTTAAAATTTTCGGGTGATTATTTACTTACATTCATTAACGATATCCTTCAAATAAATAAAATTGAAGCAAACAAAGTTGATGTTGAACCCGAGGTTTTTAACCTCAACAAAAAAATAAACAATATTATTCTTGCCCTAAACAATTCGGCGCAAGACAACAACGTAAACATTCATTTTGAGTACGATAAAGACCTCCCCGAAAACTTCATTGCCGATCAATTAAAGATTTCCCAAATCTTGATAAACTTGGTTGGTAACTCCATTAAATTCACCAAAGACGGCGATATTTGGATTCGAGTTTACAAAATAGAGGAAAAAGACAAAATTTATACCTTGCGTTTCGAGATAGAAGACAACGGTATTGGCATTAGCCAAGAGAAACAGGACCATATGTTTGAAAGTTTCTCGCAAGGTTCTATTCAAATTAACAGAAAATACGGAGGTACAGGTCTTGGACTTTCTATCGTTAAAGGCTTAATTGATATCTTAAAAGGAAAAATATATGTAAAAAGTGAACTTAACGTTGGTACTACTTTTTACTTTGAAATTCCTCTTGAAAAAACGACTGTTAAAGAAGCCGAAGACAATAAAACGACCTACTTTGATGGCAACAAAGACGAAATTGACCTAAGCAGTGTTAAAATTTTAGTGGTTGAAGACAACAAAATCAACCAAATGATTACCAAGAAAATTTTAACTAAAATGGAACTTAAGTGCGATATTGTAGACAATGGTGAGGATGCCGTTGAGCTAATTAAAGCCAATGATTATAATATTGTTTTAATGGACATCCACATGCCGGGAATTAGTGGTATTGAAGCCACAAAAATTGTTAGGTCTTTTGACAAAGAACTCACCATTTTTGCGCTTACGGCAGTAACCATTGAAGACAAAATGCACGAGTTTGAAGAAGCTGGTTTTACCGACATTATCCCTAAACCCTTCAAGCAGGAAGAATTCGAGAAAAAATTATACAACGCCCTGACCAGCAAAAAAGACAAGACTCCTAGCGCTTAA
- the lpxK gene encoding tetraacyldisaccharide 4'-kinase, which produces MKILRYLLFPVVPIYFMVTWLRNTLYDWGVKKSVSYNFPVICVGNLSVGGTGKTPMVEYLVKLLKEDKQIATLSRGYKRKSKGFQVADKYTTVETIGDEPFQFFNKFKDSIAVAVDADRQNGIEKLRALNNRPEVIILDDAFQHRKVKPGFNILLTTFANPYFKDIVLPTGNLREPRRGAKRADVIMVTKCPEHLNSTKKAAIIDRISPLSHQQVFFSSIVYSEILLAENKSLDVNTLNNFALVTGIANASHLVKFLKKKGLKFEHFNFKDHHNFEPQEIKTFVNNDVIVTTEKDFMRLKQFDALKEKLYYLPIQATIENEKEFNALIKRFVKR; this is translated from the coding sequence ATGAAAATATTGCGATACTTGCTTTTTCCTGTGGTGCCCATTTATTTTATGGTGACTTGGTTGCGGAATACATTGTATGATTGGGGAGTTAAGAAATCGGTATCATACAACTTTCCTGTGATTTGCGTTGGAAACCTAAGTGTTGGTGGCACAGGAAAAACACCTATGGTTGAATATTTGGTTAAACTATTGAAAGAAGATAAGCAGATTGCAACCTTAAGCCGCGGGTACAAACGTAAGTCTAAAGGGTTTCAAGTTGCTGACAAATATACAACGGTCGAAACCATCGGAGATGAGCCGTTTCAATTCTTCAATAAATTTAAGGATAGTATTGCTGTTGCTGTAGATGCCGACAGACAAAACGGTATTGAAAAGTTAAGAGCGTTAAACAACCGTCCAGAAGTAATTATTCTTGATGATGCTTTTCAGCACAGAAAAGTAAAGCCAGGTTTTAATATTTTGCTTACTACTTTCGCAAACCCTTATTTTAAAGATATTGTATTGCCTACAGGGAATTTACGCGAACCACGCCGTGGAGCAAAACGGGCTGATGTTATTATGGTAACCAAATGCCCTGAACATTTAAATTCGACTAAGAAAGCAGCCATTATTGACCGAATTTCTCCGTTATCGCATCAACAGGTGTTTTTTAGTTCAATCGTTTATTCCGAGATTTTGCTAGCTGAAAATAAAAGTCTGGATGTAAATACATTAAATAATTTTGCCTTAGTTACCGGTATAGCCAATGCCAGCCATTTGGTTAAATTTTTAAAGAAAAAAGGCCTGAAATTTGAACACTTTAATTTTAAAGACCACCACAATTTTGAACCACAGGAGATAAAAACCTTCGTTAATAATGATGTTATTGTTACAACCGAAAAAGATTTTATGAGGTTGAAACAATTTGATGCGTTAAAAGAAAAATTATATTACTTGCCAATACAAGCAACTATTGAGAATGAAAAAGAGTTTAATGCGCTAATTAAGCGTTTTGTTAAGCGCTAG
- a CDS encoding Nif3-like dinuclear metal center hexameric protein, whose protein sequence is MIVQDVINHLETLAPLAYAEDFDNVGLLVGDKNTNITGVLVTLDTLETVVDEAIEKNCNLIVSFHPIIFKGLKKLTGKSYVERVVIKAIKHDIAIYSMHTALDNALQGVNDMICNQLELENKRILIPQSATIKKLTTYVPKDEADNLRAALFKTGAGSIGNYDDCSFNVEGYGTFNGNEASNPTKGQKGHIHTEAETKITITYEKHLEQQLLQTLFKSHSYEEVAYEITTLENKNQNIGIGMVGELKKPLDETAFLKHLKTKMGTPCIRHSAFLGKTIKKVVVLGGSGSFAISAAKGAGADAFVTADLKYHDFFQAENNMLLADIGHYESEQFTKNLLVAYLTKKIPNFAIILSKTNTNPVKYF, encoded by the coding sequence ATGATTGTACAAGACGTCATAAACCACTTAGAAACCTTGGCGCCTTTGGCTTATGCCGAAGATTTTGATAATGTAGGCCTTTTGGTGGGCGACAAAAACACCAACATCACAGGTGTTTTGGTCACATTAGATACACTTGAAACCGTGGTAGATGAAGCTATTGAAAAAAACTGTAATCTAATTGTGAGTTTTCACCCTATTATTTTTAAAGGGCTTAAAAAACTTACGGGAAAATCGTACGTAGAGCGTGTGGTGATTAAAGCCATAAAGCACGACATAGCTATCTACAGTATGCACACCGCCCTAGACAATGCGTTGCAAGGTGTAAATGATATGATTTGCAATCAGCTTGAACTAGAAAACAAACGCATTTTAATTCCGCAAAGCGCAACCATAAAAAAACTTACCACCTATGTACCAAAAGATGAGGCCGATAACTTAAGAGCGGCGCTTTTTAAAACTGGTGCGGGCAGTATTGGAAACTATGACGATTGTAGTTTTAATGTAGAAGGTTATGGCACGTTTAATGGCAACGAAGCCTCAAATCCAACAAAAGGGCAAAAAGGGCACATACATACCGAGGCCGAAACGAAAATAACCATTACTTATGAAAAGCATTTGGAACAACAATTGCTCCAAACGTTGTTTAAATCGCATTCTTACGAAGAAGTCGCTTACGAAATAACCACTTTAGAAAACAAAAACCAAAATATTGGCATTGGTATGGTTGGCGAATTAAAAAAACCTTTAGATGAAACCGCATTCTTAAAGCATTTAAAAACTAAAATGGGCACGCCCTGCATACGCCATTCGGCATTTCTAGGCAAAACTATCAAGAAAGTTGTCGTTTTAGGGGGCTCGGGTAGTTTTGCTATTTCGGCTGCCAAAGGTGCTGGTGCTGATGCTTTTGTAACTGCCGACCTTAAATATCACGACTTTTTTCAAGCCGAAAACAACATGCTTTTGGCCGATATTGGCCATTATGAAAGCGAACAGTTCACAAAAAATCTTTTAGTAGCCTATCTTACAAAAAAAATTCCTAATTTTGCAATCATTTTATCAAAGACAAACACCAATCCTGTTAAGTATTTTTAA
- the msrA gene encoding peptide-methionine (S)-S-oxide reductase MsrA, translating to MKTLVPLITLILLFSCHNSAQNTPKQDAIINADPVEIPMENGLAKAYFASGCFWCVEAIYESVKGVKESISGYSGGHTQNPTYADSNTGRTGHAESVEIIYDPKVVSFETLVDVYFASQKVTQVNGQGNDRGSQYRSIIFYQNDEQKQIVLKKKEALAKKLNVKIAAEVYPFQKFWIAEDYHQDYEKRHPNHPYIKNVSIPRLNRFKAKMPEVLKEDSH from the coding sequence ATGAAAACCTTAGTTCCCTTAATTACCCTTATTCTATTGTTTAGTTGCCATAACTCGGCACAAAACACCCCAAAACAAGATGCCATAATTAATGCCGACCCGGTTGAAATTCCAATGGAAAACGGACTGGCCAAAGCCTATTTTGCCAGCGGGTGCTTTTGGTGTGTCGAAGCTATTTACGAAAGCGTAAAAGGTGTAAAAGAATCGATTTCTGGATATTCTGGCGGGCATACCCAAAACCCAACCTACGCCGATAGTAATACCGGCAGGACCGGACATGCAGAATCTGTTGAAATCATTTATGACCCCAAGGTTGTTAGTTTTGAAACCTTGGTTGATGTATATTTTGCTTCGCAGAAAGTCACTCAAGTAAACGGTCAAGGTAACGACAGAGGTTCACAGTACCGTTCTATTATTTTTTACCAGAATGACGAACAAAAGCAAATTGTTTTAAAGAAAAAAGAGGCCTTGGCTAAAAAATTAAATGTTAAAATTGCTGCCGAAGTGTACCCGTTTCAAAAGTTTTGGATTGCCGAAGACTACCATCAAGATTACGAAAAACGGCATCCCAATCACCCGTATATTAAAAATGTATCCATCCCAAGATTGAATCGGTTTAAAGCAAAAATGCCTGAGGTTTTAAAAGAAGACAGCCATTAA
- a CDS encoding class I SAM-dependent methyltransferase, whose amino-acid sequence MDANKTYFETNKQTWNDKVKVHAKSAMYNLEAFKQGKSSLMRYELEALGDVKGKSLLHLQCHFGQDTLSWGRMGANCTGIDISEEGIKLAKKLNDQLQLNAQFVCCNVLDTSKYISEQFDIVFTSYGVIGWLPDLKPWGKMIAERLKVGGTFFIAEFHPIVWMFDYLSEPPKMRYGYMQDDVIYEEYEGTYANENAKITSKEYGWNHGLSEVINALTEAGLHIDCLNEHNESPYNVLPDLTKTEDGMFVTKNQLYPLIFTIKATKL is encoded by the coding sequence ATGGATGCCAACAAAACCTATTTCGAAACCAATAAACAAACTTGGAACGATAAAGTAAAGGTACACGCTAAAAGTGCTATGTATAATCTTGAAGCGTTTAAACAAGGAAAATCGTCTTTAATGCGCTACGAGTTGGAAGCTTTGGGAGATGTTAAAGGAAAGTCGTTATTGCATTTGCAGTGTCATTTCGGACAAGACACCTTGAGTTGGGGTAGAATGGGTGCCAATTGCACAGGGATTGATATTAGTGAAGAGGGCATCAAATTGGCCAAAAAGCTGAATGATCAATTACAGTTGAATGCCCAATTTGTATGCTGCAATGTATTGGACACCTCAAAATACATTAGTGAGCAATTTGATATCGTGTTTACAAGCTATGGCGTGATAGGTTGGTTACCCGATTTAAAACCTTGGGGAAAAATGATTGCCGAGCGATTAAAAGTGGGCGGTACCTTTTTTATAGCCGAATTCCATCCCATTGTTTGGATGTTCGATTATTTAAGCGAACCACCAAAAATGAGGTACGGCTATATGCAGGACGACGTAATTTACGAAGAATACGAAGGCACTTATGCTAACGAAAATGCTAAAATTACCAGCAAAGAATACGGCTGGAACCACGGATTGAGCGAAGTCATTAACGCTTTAACCGAAGCGGGTTTGCACATAGACTGTTTAAACGAGCACAACGAAAGCCCATACAACGTCTTACCCGATTTAACCAAAACGGAAGACGGTATGTTTGTAACAAAAAACCAATTATACCCTTTGATTTTTACGATTAAAGCAACAAAATTGTAG